A portion of the Streptomyces coeruleoprunus genome contains these proteins:
- the yicI gene encoding alpha-xylosidase — MKFTDGYWLMRPGVTARYATEVADVRADEHRVTLYAPVKHVRGRGDTLNSALLTVECWSPAEGVIGVRATHHAGSVRRGPEFALPGARPDVGKVYRDGAVVELGAGELSLRVDTSQPWRLEFSAGGRVLTSVGERGIGFVTDAAGRHHMVGQLALGVGELVYGLGERFTPFVRNGQSVDIWQADGGTSSEQAYKNVPFHLTNRGYGVFVNHPGKVSYEVGSEAVGQVQFSVEDQSLEFFVVHGPTPKQVLERYTVLSGRPALPPAWALGLWLTTSFTTDYDEATVNRFVGGMAERGIPLSVFHFDCFWMRGYQWCDFAWDADTFPDPAGMLARLKERGLRISAWINPYIAQKSALFEEGIRAGHLVRRPDGSVWQWDLWQPGMALVDFTNPAARDWYLAKLRALLDQGVDCFKTDFGERIPTDVVWHDGSDPERMHNYYTHLYNEAVFELLREVRGDGEALLFARSATAGGQQYPVHWGGDCESHFNAMAESLRGGLSLGLSGFGFWSHDIGGFEGTPTPTVFKRWVQFGLLSSHSRLHGSKSYRVPWDYGEEAVEVTREFTLLKHRLAPYLQRAAQQAHATGVPVMRAMVLEFPDDPAAATLDRQYLLGDDLLVAPIFTDDGTVDYYVPEGTWTNVLTGTRVTGPRWVREQHDFRTLPLLARPDSVIPLGADDQRPVSEWADGVELRVHAFADDTERTVVIPSTDGPGQAARFHLRRRGGRLHVATDSPHPWQLRIGGPNATLHTRPAGTSEADLPYPA; from the coding sequence ATGAAGTTCACCGACGGCTACTGGCTGATGCGTCCCGGAGTGACCGCGCGCTACGCCACCGAGGTCGCGGACGTCCGGGCCGACGAGCACCGGGTAACCCTCTACGCGCCGGTGAAGCACGTGCGCGGCCGCGGCGACACGCTCAACAGCGCGTTGCTGACGGTCGAGTGCTGGTCGCCGGCCGAGGGCGTGATCGGGGTGCGTGCCACCCACCACGCCGGCTCGGTGCGCCGGGGGCCGGAGTTCGCACTGCCCGGCGCGCGACCGGATGTGGGAAAGGTGTACCGGGACGGCGCGGTGGTCGAGCTCGGTGCGGGTGAGCTGTCGCTGCGGGTGGACACCTCCCAGCCGTGGCGCCTGGAGTTCTCCGCCGGCGGCCGGGTGCTGACCTCCGTGGGCGAGCGCGGCATCGGCTTCGTCACCGACGCCGCCGGCCGGCACCACATGGTGGGCCAACTCGCCTTGGGCGTCGGCGAGCTGGTCTACGGGCTCGGGGAACGCTTCACCCCGTTCGTCCGGAACGGGCAGTCCGTGGACATCTGGCAGGCGGACGGAGGCACCAGCAGCGAGCAGGCCTACAAGAACGTCCCCTTCCACCTGACGAACCGCGGCTACGGGGTCTTCGTCAACCACCCCGGCAAGGTGAGTTACGAGGTCGGCTCCGAGGCGGTCGGCCAGGTGCAGTTCAGCGTCGAGGACCAGTCGCTGGAGTTCTTCGTCGTCCACGGCCCCACCCCCAAGCAGGTCCTGGAGCGTTACACGGTCCTCTCCGGCCGCCCCGCGCTGCCGCCGGCCTGGGCGCTGGGCCTGTGGCTGACGACGTCCTTCACCACCGACTACGACGAGGCCACCGTCAACCGCTTCGTCGGCGGCATGGCCGAACGCGGCATCCCGCTGAGCGTGTTCCACTTCGACTGCTTCTGGATGCGCGGCTACCAGTGGTGCGACTTCGCGTGGGACGCCGACACCTTCCCCGACCCGGCCGGGATGCTGGCCCGGCTCAAGGAGCGGGGGCTGCGGATCTCCGCCTGGATCAACCCCTACATCGCGCAGAAGTCGGCACTCTTCGAGGAGGGCATACGCGCGGGCCACCTCGTGCGGCGCCCGGACGGCAGCGTGTGGCAGTGGGACCTGTGGCAGCCCGGCATGGCGCTGGTGGACTTCACGAACCCCGCCGCACGCGACTGGTACCTGGCGAAACTACGCGCCCTGCTCGACCAGGGCGTCGACTGTTTCAAGACCGACTTCGGCGAGCGCATTCCCACCGACGTGGTGTGGCACGACGGTTCCGACCCGGAGCGGATGCACAACTACTACACCCACCTCTACAACGAGGCGGTCTTCGAGCTGCTGCGCGAGGTGCGCGGGGACGGCGAGGCGCTGCTGTTCGCGCGCTCCGCCACCGCGGGCGGCCAGCAGTACCCGGTGCACTGGGGCGGTGACTGCGAGTCCCACTTCAACGCCATGGCCGAGTCGCTGCGCGGCGGACTCTCCCTCGGCCTGTCCGGCTTCGGCTTCTGGAGCCACGACATCGGCGGCTTCGAAGGCACCCCGACGCCCACCGTCTTCAAGCGCTGGGTGCAGTTCGGGCTGCTCTCCTCGCACAGCCGCCTGCATGGCAGCAAGTCCTACCGTGTGCCGTGGGACTACGGCGAGGAGGCCGTCGAGGTCACCCGCGAGTTCACCCTGCTCAAGCATCGCCTCGCCCCCTACCTCCAGCGCGCCGCCCAGCAGGCGCACGCCACCGGCGTCCCGGTGATGCGCGCGATGGTGCTGGAGTTCCCCGACGACCCGGCCGCCGCCACGCTCGACCGGCAGTACCTGCTCGGCGACGACCTCCTCGTCGCCCCCATCTTCACCGACGACGGCACGGTCGACTACTACGTACCCGAGGGCACGTGGACCAACGTCCTGACCGGCACCCGGGTCACCGGCCCCCGCTGGGTCCGCGAGCAGCACGACTTCCGCACCCTGCCGCTCCTCGCCCGCCCCGACTCCGTCATCCCACTCGGCGCCGACGACCAGCGCCCCGTCTCCGAGTGGGCGGACGGAGTCGAGCTGCGGGTGCACGCCTTCGCCGACGACACCGAGCGCACCGTCGTGATCCCCAGCACCGACGGCCCCGGGCAGGCGGCCCGCTTCCACCTGCGCCGCCGTGGCGGCCGCCTGCACGTGGCCACCGACAGCCCGCACCCGTGGCAGCTGCGGATCGGCGGCCCGAACGCAACGTTGCACACCCGGCCGGCCGGCACCTCGGAGGCCGACCTGCCGTACCCGGCCTGA